One Anaerobacillus alkaliphilus DNA window includes the following coding sequences:
- a CDS encoding formate dehydrogenase subunit gamma: MSNRQQTVKRFSKWVIIAHWTNALAFFALYITALPLYTDFFSWMYPIFGGPENLRLLHRIFAVLFVLPPIVMMFVDPKSLFHWLKQTLTWRKEDIMFFVKFPKEFFGGHVKDMPKQDFFNAGEKLNSLLTITCAAMLIGSGIVMWMPHLFPVVLIQWAYPIHNIAFGLSVAVVVGHIYLSLGHPGSKASMQGMTKGDVPVKYAKEHHGKWYDELVAKGEIKEEKPVKKGKGA, from the coding sequence ATGAGTAATCGACAACAAACAGTCAAGCGTTTTAGCAAGTGGGTAATTATTGCTCACTGGACAAATGCTCTAGCTTTCTTTGCCCTGTATATCACGGCTTTACCACTTTACACGGATTTCTTTAGTTGGATGTATCCAATTTTCGGCGGTCCAGAAAACTTACGATTATTACACAGAATTTTTGCAGTACTGTTTGTATTACCTCCAATTGTTATGATGTTTGTCGATCCAAAGAGCTTATTCCACTGGCTTAAGCAGACTCTTACTTGGAGAAAAGAAGATATCATGTTTTTCGTGAAATTTCCGAAGGAGTTCTTTGGTGGTCATGTAAAAGACATGCCAAAACAAGATTTCTTTAACGCAGGAGAAAAGTTAAACTCTTTACTTACAATCACTTGTGCAGCTATGTTAATTGGTTCAGGTATTGTTATGTGGATGCCACATCTTTTCCCAGTAGTGCTTATTCAATGGGCTTATCCGATCCATAATATTGCCTTTGGTCTTTCGGTGGCTGTAGTTGTTGGACACATCTACTTAAGTCTTGGACACCCGGGCTCGAAAGCATCGATGCAAGGGATGACGAAAGGTGACGTTCCTGTCAAATACGCAAAAGAACACCACGGCAAGTGGTACGATGAATTAGTAGCTAAAGGTGAAATTAAAGAAGAAAAACCTGTTAAAAAAGGCAAAGGGGCCTAA
- a CDS encoding 4Fe-4S dicluster domain-containing protein, with protein MTTIFAKLVDVTRCDGCRACMVACKNWNDLPAAPEEFKGSYQSHDKCNAFNWNMLTFTEHEAEDGRFEWLFRHSACMHCTDAACVKVCPEDALHYTEFGTVNTNYDKCVGCGYCVQNCPFSVIELAKYTDENGKEYEKAQKCTMCIDRLREDMMPACVNICHMDALVFGDKEEMEAMALERLAQVKDRYPNANIYNPIGVDGTQTFYLLAEPPSVYGLPENPKVPTSATIWKDYAQPLGKAMLGVTTMAVIGGFISNKLFNKQGQEGGDHDE; from the coding sequence ATGACTACTATATTTGCAAAACTAGTTGACGTCACTCGTTGTGATGGCTGCCGCGCTTGTATGGTAGCTTGTAAGAACTGGAATGATCTTCCTGCAGCACCTGAAGAGTTTAAAGGAAGCTATCAATCTCATGATAAATGTAATGCATTTAACTGGAACATGCTGACATTCACAGAGCATGAAGCAGAAGATGGTAGATTTGAGTGGTTATTCCGTCATTCGGCTTGTATGCATTGTACAGATGCTGCTTGTGTCAAGGTTTGTCCAGAAGATGCGCTTCATTACACTGAATTTGGAACTGTAAATACAAACTATGATAAATGTGTTGGTTGTGGATATTGTGTTCAAAACTGCCCGTTTAGTGTCATTGAACTAGCTAAATATACAGATGAAAATGGAAAAGAGTATGAAAAAGCACAAAAATGTACAATGTGTATCGATCGACTTCGTGAAGATATGATGCCTGCGTGTGTAAACATTTGTCATATGGATGCTCTAGTTTTTGGTGACAAAGAGGAAATGGAAGCAATGGCTCTTGAGCGTTTAGCACAAGTGAAAGATCGTTATCCGAATGCCAACATATATAACCCGATCGGTGTAGATGGCACACAAACGTTCTATTTATTAGCTGAACCACCAAGTGTTTATGGTTTACCGGAAAACCCGAAAGTTCCGACTTCGGCAACAATCTGGAAGGACTATGCACAACCACTTGGAAAAGCGATGCTTGGTGTGACTACAATGGCAGTTATCGGTGGATTTATCTCGAACAAACTATTTAACAAGCAAGGGCAAGAAGGAGGAGATCACGATGAGTAA
- the fdnG gene encoding formate dehydrogenase-N subunit alpha, whose product MFDLSRRQFLKLSGTAAATLAVVELGFKPKEASAQAKEFKIARTTTTPTICPYCSVGCGILVHVNEEKNDVLFTEGDPDHPINRGSLCSKGTSIRQLYTSDRRLEKPLYRAPGSDRWEEKEWDWTLDKIAQNIKKTRDESFVEKDNGITVNRTEAIASLGGAALENEECYLIAKFMRGLGATFIEHQARIUHSSTVAGLAPTFGRGAMTNHWNDIQYTDCALIIGGNPAENHPISMKYIQKAKERGATIISVDPRYTRTSTVAQVYAPMRSGTDIAFIGGLINYAIENNLIHKEYVVNYTNASFLVNEGFDFNDGIFSGYDAEKRSYDRSTWSFQMNEDGSYKKDDTLKHPRSVFQLMKKHYSRYDVDTVCAVTGTPKEDYLKVAEAFCATGAREKVGTIMYAMGTTQHTVGSQNVRSYAMIQMLLGNVGRAGGGVNALRGECNVQGSTDFALLFQDLSGYMAAPTSTDRHKDYESYIKNETPHGGFWNNRPKFFTSLLKAYYGDSATKDNDFLYDYLPKYSRNSSHISLFEAMYDGDIKGMLVWGQNPVVGGPNTNKEKKAMANLDWLVAIDLWETETAAFWKKEANSDPASIKTEVFMLPACGPYEKEGSVTNSGRWMQFRWKAINPKGNSKSDLWIVHNLSKRVKELYKGDNSIKGKIQQALHWDFGNGDYPDNDLINKEINGYDLTTGRTVPGFAALKDDGTTSCGNWIYSGFYPDAGPTDTNNRAKNRDSVDTGMENYLNWSYSWPANRRILYNRAGCTIDGKPWDFREGIRWNGETWAGHYDVPDFPPAKAPGTPGEPGAQALAGHSGDDPFLMMAHGRGGLFAGMNDGPFPEHYEPFESPVPNAFSSVDLNPAVKIWAGEMNAKGKKSDYPMVVTTYRLTEHWQSGSMTRNLEWLSELQGNMFVEISEELAEEKGIKNKDKVIISSARGEIEAYAMVTKRFKPYMIRGEKVHHIGMPWHFGYMGIATGAIANTLTPHIGDANTMIPEYKAFLGNVRRAN is encoded by the coding sequence ATGTTTGATTTATCACGTAGACAGTTTTTAAAGCTGTCTGGTACAGCGGCCGCTACGCTTGCAGTTGTTGAATTAGGTTTCAAACCAAAAGAGGCTTCAGCACAAGCGAAAGAATTTAAAATTGCTCGTACTACTACTACACCAACAATTTGTCCTTATTGTTCGGTTGGGTGTGGTATTTTAGTACACGTGAACGAAGAGAAAAATGATGTATTGTTCACAGAAGGGGATCCTGATCATCCGATTAACCGTGGTTCATTATGTAGTAAAGGCACGTCAATTCGTCAGTTATATACTTCTGACAGACGTCTTGAAAAACCTTTATATCGTGCACCAGGAAGTGACAGATGGGAAGAAAAAGAGTGGGATTGGACATTAGATAAGATTGCCCAAAATATTAAAAAGACTCGCGATGAAAGTTTCGTAGAAAAAGATAATGGAATAACAGTTAATCGTACTGAAGCGATCGCTTCACTAGGTGGAGCTGCTCTTGAAAATGAAGAGTGTTACTTAATTGCTAAGTTTATGAGAGGATTAGGCGCAACCTTTATTGAACATCAGGCCCGTATATGACACAGCTCTACGGTTGCCGGTCTGGCACCTACATTTGGTCGTGGCGCAATGACAAACCACTGGAACGATATCCAGTATACTGATTGTGCTCTAATTATTGGGGGTAATCCTGCAGAGAACCATCCAATTAGTATGAAATATATCCAAAAAGCGAAAGAGAGAGGCGCAACTATTATTTCCGTTGACCCTCGTTACACACGTACTTCAACTGTGGCTCAAGTATATGCACCAATGCGTTCAGGTACGGATATCGCCTTTATTGGTGGTTTAATTAACTACGCTATTGAAAACAACCTTATTCATAAAGAATATGTAGTTAACTATACGAATGCTTCATTCTTAGTAAACGAAGGCTTTGACTTTAACGACGGTATTTTCTCAGGCTATGATGCAGAAAAAAGAAGCTATGACAGAAGTACTTGGTCATTCCAAATGAATGAAGATGGTTCTTACAAGAAAGATGATACACTAAAACACCCACGTTCAGTATTTCAATTAATGAAAAAACACTATTCCCGTTATGATGTTGATACTGTATGTGCAGTGACGGGGACTCCAAAAGAAGATTACTTAAAAGTTGCTGAAGCTTTCTGTGCGACAGGAGCAAGAGAGAAAGTCGGAACGATTATGTACGCAATGGGAACTACACAACATACAGTTGGATCCCAGAATGTTCGTTCTTACGCAATGATCCAAATGCTATTAGGAAACGTTGGACGTGCTGGAGGTGGCGTGAATGCATTACGCGGTGAGTGTAACGTTCAAGGCTCAACTGACTTTGCACTTTTATTCCAAGACTTATCTGGTTATATGGCTGCACCTACATCGACTGATAGACACAAAGATTATGAGTCATATATTAAAAACGAAACACCACATGGTGGTTTCTGGAATAACCGTCCAAAATTCTTTACTAGTTTATTAAAAGCTTACTACGGAGATAGTGCAACGAAGGATAATGACTTCCTCTATGATTATCTTCCTAAGTATAGTAGAAATTCTTCTCATATCTCTCTATTTGAAGCGATGTATGACGGAGATATAAAAGGAATGCTAGTTTGGGGACAAAATCCGGTTGTAGGTGGTCCAAACACAAATAAAGAGAAAAAGGCAATGGCTAATCTTGATTGGTTAGTAGCAATTGATTTATGGGAGACTGAGACAGCTGCATTCTGGAAGAAAGAAGCTAATAGTGACCCTGCAAGTATTAAGACAGAAGTGTTTATGTTACCAGCCTGCGGACCATATGAAAAAGAAGGTTCAGTAACAAACTCTGGTCGTTGGATGCAATTCCGTTGGAAAGCAATTAATCCTAAAGGTAATTCTAAATCTGACCTTTGGATTGTACACAATTTATCTAAGCGTGTGAAAGAGCTTTATAAAGGTGACAACTCCATAAAAGGTAAAATTCAGCAAGCGCTTCATTGGGACTTTGGCAACGGAGACTATCCAGACAATGATTTAATAAATAAAGAAATCAATGGCTATGACTTAACAACTGGAAGAACAGTTCCAGGTTTTGCAGCACTAAAAGATGATGGAACAACATCGTGTGGTAACTGGATCTATAGTGGATTTTATCCTGATGCTGGTCCAACGGATACAAACAATAGAGCGAAAAATCGTGATAGCGTCGATACAGGAATGGAAAACTACTTAAACTGGTCTTATTCATGGCCTGCAAACCGTCGTATTCTATATAACCGTGCAGGTTGTACGATTGACGGGAAACCGTGGGACTTCCGTGAAGGAATCCGTTGGAATGGCGAAACATGGGCAGGACACTATGATGTACCTGATTTCCCTCCTGCTAAAGCACCAGGAACGCCAGGTGAGCCAGGAGCCCAAGCTTTAGCTGGACACAGTGGTGACGATCCATTCTTAATGATGGCACATGGTCGTGGTGGATTATTCGCAGGGATGAATGATGGTCCTTTCCCAGAGCATTATGAGCCTTTTGAGAGCCCTGTACCAAATGCATTTTCAAGTGTTGATTTAAACCCTGCTGTTAAAATTTGGGCAGGCGAAATGAACGCCAAAGGGAAGAAGTCAGACTACCCAATGGTAGTGACAACGTACCGTTTAACAGAACACTGGCAGTCCGGTTCAATGACACGTAACTTAGAGTGGTTATCAGAACTCCAAGGAAACATGTTTGTTGAAATAAGTGAAGAGTTAGCTGAAGAAAAAGGCATTAAAAATAAGGATAAGGTAATTATTAGTTCAGCTCGTGGTGAAATCGAGGCATATGCAATGGTAACAAAACGCTTTAAGCCGTATATGATCCGTGGCGAAAAAGTGCACCATATTGGAATGCCTTGGCATTTCGGGTATATGGGTATTGCTACAGGAGCAATTGCTAACACACTAACACCTCATATCGGCGATGCAAACACGATGATACCAGAATACAAAGCATTCCTTGGTAATGTTAGGAGGGCTAACTAA
- the fdhD gene encoding formate dehydrogenase accessory sulfurtransferase FdhD, producing MTRKYCPDEFPITLYLNGYELATYQLTKADLDDWAVGYLYSEGIINGPGDLKKLTIDEDNGRVLVEMNEEFDAETFSQKQKHFTAGCGKGVTFFSMTDVKMFPKISTNRTVTLSYLLKKRHEFALNSPLYLETGGMHGACLVDIDGNIFVREDIGRHNAVDKVLGFAVREGLDPKSLILLTTGRVSYEMLSKAARFGIGIIGTRTAATKQAVQLANFLQIELVGYMRGKMATVYTSQGRVANDVSKVAGDQP from the coding sequence ATGACTCGAAAATATTGTCCGGATGAGTTTCCTATTACGCTTTATCTAAATGGTTACGAATTAGCAACATACCAGTTAACAAAAGCGGATTTAGATGACTGGGCAGTCGGTTATCTCTATTCAGAAGGTATTATTAATGGGCCCGGTGACTTGAAAAAGTTAACGATAGATGAAGACAACGGTAGAGTACTTGTAGAAATGAATGAAGAGTTCGATGCCGAAACGTTTTCGCAGAAACAAAAACATTTTACAGCTGGTTGTGGAAAAGGGGTCACTTTTTTTTCGATGACCGATGTGAAGATGTTTCCAAAAATCTCGACAAACAGAACCGTCACACTTTCCTATTTATTAAAAAAGCGTCATGAATTTGCTCTAAATTCTCCGCTTTATTTAGAAACAGGGGGTATGCACGGCGCTTGTCTTGTTGATATAGATGGAAACATTTTTGTACGCGAAGACATTGGTCGTCACAATGCGGTCGATAAGGTGCTTGGTTTTGCAGTTCGCGAAGGACTCGATCCCAAAAGTCTAATATTACTGACTACTGGGAGAGTTTCGTATGAAATGTTGTCAAAAGCAGCCCGATTTGGGATTGGCATTATTGGCACAAGAACAGCAGCGACAAAGCAAGCAGTTCAACTTGCAAACTTCTTACAAATTGAACTTGTCGGCTACATGAGGGGAAAGATGGCTACCGTTTATACATCTCAAGGTAGAGTTGCAAATGATGTTTCAAAGGTTGCTGGGGATCAGCCTTAA
- a CDS encoding polysaccharide deacetylase family protein, producing MRTLMLLTMAILALLLPLVIHVTKDTPKNASEHTFLDTSKDEISSGVFPRFHDDSLELENLINEIKKTSFKTPKEWGETVSGVINHFSTDAKIIALTFDACGGKWGSGYDADLIDFLINENIPATLFINSRWIDANLDLFLYLASLDQFQIENHGTEHRPLSLIGGTAWGIKGTTSVEEVLTEVTTNYKKIKNLTGHSPIYFRAGTAYYDEVAVSIVELLGMKVVNYDILGDAGATYSPNQVKEALLKAKPGSIALLHMNQPTKGTAEGVKMAIPLLKERGFSFVTLDEGFELSSN from the coding sequence ATGCGTACTCTGATGTTGTTAACTATGGCAATCTTGGCTCTATTACTACCGTTGGTCATCCATGTAACCAAAGATACTCCAAAAAACGCTAGTGAGCATACCTTCCTAGACACTTCCAAAGACGAGATAAGTTCTGGTGTATTCCCACGATTTCATGATGACTCATTAGAACTAGAAAACTTAATTAATGAAATTAAGAAGACTTCATTTAAAACTCCAAAAGAATGGGGTGAAACTGTTTCTGGTGTAATAAATCATTTTTCTACGGATGCAAAAATAATTGCCTTAACATTTGATGCCTGTGGAGGTAAATGGGGTAGCGGATACGATGCAGACTTAATTGATTTTCTGATTAACGAAAACATCCCTGCAACATTGTTTATTAATAGCCGTTGGATCGATGCAAACTTAGACTTATTTTTATACTTAGCCTCTTTAGACCAATTTCAAATTGAAAATCATGGCACAGAACATCGACCCTTATCCTTAATCGGAGGAACAGCCTGGGGAATAAAAGGAACAACTAGTGTTGAGGAAGTGTTAACCGAAGTTACTACAAATTACAAAAAGATAAAAAACCTTACAGGACACTCTCCCATATACTTTCGCGCCGGTACTGCTTATTATGATGAAGTCGCTGTTAGTATCGTTGAGTTGTTAGGGATGAAGGTAGTCAATTATGATATTTTAGGTGACGCAGGTGCAACTTACTCCCCAAATCAAGTGAAGGAAGCGTTGTTAAAGGCAAAACCTGGTTCAATCGCCTTGCTTCATATGAATCAACCAACAAAAGGAACTGCAGAAGGCGTCAAAATGGCGATACCGCTACTGAAAGAACGAGGTTTTTCGTTTGTTACACTTGATGAAGGATTTGAGCTCTCATCTAATTAA